A single genomic interval of Planctomycetaceae bacterium harbors:
- a CDS encoding O-antigen ligase family protein: MIFNLRAAIMTVVGLVCFGVAIRRPHKGLLLLAILYFFRPDLWGAETWCRPTLWVTLAVLIGTLFDAGAKDAPHGRAPGEPARTGVALRWLGPILIMYFASILSGPLFGEQGMMFLQEIYKIFIVAFLIVRLCDTPAKLAAFLMAVLVGSLWYAKVCVLGWAMMGFADAVRIDTAAGQGGGSNHIAWALSVMLAPILYLVFKGQGWRRTAAIAAFGFYVVAIVATGSRGGLVCMAVAVVVTMIAMRRTLWLVAMALLLAMAIPLVSAARVERAETLTLDPAKMDASMLSRYQNMVIGTQIIADNPLFGTGLGSFPFAKRKYIRYDYAGELYHVAHNTYIQMGAELGLPFLAFFLAMNVFVLRYLLLRPRRGLSDEDQQRMDWVRISMLGALAATLVNMIKSDMARWDLFWWIYAMALAYHSVRVRYEARSAVSPAVSQAADPPQRSKSGRFQPAAEPAMTRS; the protein is encoded by the coding sequence ATGATCTTCAACCTTCGCGCGGCGATTATGACGGTGGTGGGGCTGGTCTGCTTCGGCGTGGCGATCCGCCGCCCCCACAAGGGGCTGCTGCTGCTGGCGATTCTGTATTTCTTCCGCCCCGACCTCTGGGGCGCCGAGACCTGGTGCCGTCCCACTCTCTGGGTGACGCTGGCGGTGCTGATCGGCACGCTCTTCGACGCCGGCGCCAAGGACGCTCCCCATGGCAGAGCGCCGGGAGAACCGGCTCGCACGGGTGTGGCGCTGCGCTGGCTGGGTCCGATCCTGATCATGTACTTCGCCTCGATCTTGAGCGGTCCGCTCTTCGGCGAGCAGGGGATGATGTTTCTCCAGGAGATCTACAAGATCTTCATCGTGGCGTTTCTGATCGTGCGACTCTGCGACACACCGGCCAAGCTGGCGGCGTTCCTGATGGCCGTGCTCGTCGGGTCGCTCTGGTATGCAAAGGTCTGCGTCCTGGGTTGGGCGATGATGGGCTTTGCGGATGCCGTCCGGATCGACACGGCCGCCGGGCAGGGCGGCGGGTCCAACCACATCGCCTGGGCGCTGTCGGTGATGCTGGCGCCGATTCTCTACCTGGTCTTCAAGGGTCAGGGCTGGCGGAGAACAGCCGCCATCGCCGCATTCGGGTTCTATGTCGTGGCGATCGTGGCGACGGGCTCCCGCGGCGGACTGGTCTGCATGGCGGTGGCCGTCGTCGTGACGATGATCGCCATGCGCCGCACGCTGTGGCTGGTCGCGATGGCGCTGCTGCTGGCGATGGCGATTCCACTGGTCTCCGCGGCCCGGGTGGAGCGGGCCGAGACGCTGACGCTGGACCCGGCCAAGATGGACGCCTCGATGCTGAGCCGCTATCAGAACATGGTCATCGGCACGCAGATCATCGCCGACAATCCGCTGTTCGGTACGGGCCTGGGCTCGTTTCCCTTCGCCAAGAGAAAGTACATCCGCTACGACTACGCCGGCGAACTGTACCACGTGGCCCACAACACCTACATCCAGATGGGCGCCGAACTGGGCCTGCCGTTCCTGGCGTTCTTCCTGGCGATGAACGTGTTCGTATTGAGGTATCTGCTGCTGCGGCCGCGACGCGGGTTGTCCGACGAGGATCAGCAGCGCATGGATTGGGTGCGCATCTCGATGCTCGGGGCGCTGGCGGCGACCCTGGTCAACATGATCAAGAGCGACATGGCCCGGTGGGACTTGTTCTGGTGGATCTACGCGATGGCCCTGGCATACCACAGCGTCCGCGTGCGGTACGAGGCACGGTCGGCGGTATCGCCGGCCGTCAGCCAGGCCGCGGACCCGCCTCAGCGCAGCAAGAGCGGACGGTTTCAACCCGCCGCCGAGCCGGCAATGACACGCTCATGA
- a CDS encoding glycosyltransferase, whose protein sequence is MKKMKDQQPKAPLHVLHVISQFGHGGMELALARVTRALGAPLRHSVVAIRSSLGAGDLLPPDVPLYCLNAAGRDWRVPLRLWRLIRRIRPDVIHARNWGALPDVAAARLLAGRVPLIFSLHGWSNLTDMPLRRRVAFKLVGATATRLFAVSSELQQALQQRFARRASTIGVIPNGVDTGLFCPAQTPRAAATPLVVGTAGGLRAVKNHALLIRSCAALAASGIDLQLQIAGKGELRDDLAALAQTLGLADRLVLPGNVDDVPAFLRGLDIFALPSFSEGHPNALLEAMACGLPCVATDVGSVREVLRDGCFGRLVPSDDAEALADAIASLAADAEARRRLGSGARQHVCRNYGMERMAAAYAELYFGTAARVAT, encoded by the coding sequence ATGAAGAAGATGAAGGACCAACAGCCCAAGGCCCCGCTGCACGTGCTGCACGTGATCAGCCAGTTTGGTCACGGCGGGATGGAACTGGCCCTGGCGCGCGTGACGCGGGCACTGGGCGCGCCCCTGCGCCACAGCGTTGTGGCCATCAGATCGAGTCTCGGCGCCGGCGACCTGCTGCCCCCGGACGTGCCGCTGTACTGCCTCAACGCCGCCGGGCGGGACTGGCGGGTGCCCCTGCGCTTGTGGAGGCTGATCCGCCGGATACGCCCTGACGTCATCCACGCTCGCAACTGGGGCGCCCTGCCGGACGTCGCGGCGGCGAGGCTGCTGGCCGGGCGGGTCCCCTTGATCTTCAGCCTGCACGGCTGGTCCAACCTGACCGACATGCCGCTGAGGCGGCGCGTGGCCTTCAAACTCGTCGGCGCCACCGCCACGCGATTGTTCGCCGTCAGCTCCGAACTCCAGCAGGCGCTGCAGCAGCGTTTCGCCCGCCGCGCCTCGACGATCGGCGTCATCCCCAACGGCGTCGACACTGGTCTGTTCTGCCCCGCCCAGACGCCTCGCGCCGCCGCGACGCCGCTGGTCGTCGGCACCGCCGGCGGACTGCGGGCCGTCAAGAACCACGCCCTGCTGATCCGCTCGTGCGCCGCCCTGGCGGCCTCGGGGATCGATCTGCAACTGCAGATCGCCGGCAAAGGCGAGTTGCGCGACGACTTGGCAGCGTTGGCCCAGACACTTGGACTGGCCGACCGCCTTGTGCTGCCAGGCAATGTCGACGACGTGCCGGCCTTCCTGCGGGGGCTGGACATATTCGCCCTGCCCAGTTTCAGCGAAGGCCACCCCAATGCGCTGCTGGAGGCGATGGCCTGCGGCCTGCCCTGCGTGGCGACCGATGTCGGCAGCGTTCGCGAGGTGCTCCGGGACGGTTGCTTCGGACGGCTGGTGCCCTCTGACGACGCCGAGGCGCTGGCCGACGCCATCGCTTCTCTGGCCGCCGACGCGGAGGCGCGCCGGCGCCTGGGGAGCGGGGCCCGCCAGCATGTCTGCCGCAACTACGGAATGGAACGCATGGCGGCGGCCTATGCGGAGCTTTATTTCGGCACGGCCGCCCGCGTGGCGACATGA
- a CDS encoding glycosyltransferase produces MRVLSFSSCFPSTPAPSEGIFVFDRLKAISAHASLRVVHPVACCPLMGPIRRPAGLPESEALDGLPVWHRYYPYVPGVLKRFDGWFYYRGLRRWVARRCRNWQPDILDAHFAWPDGVAVSLLARSLGLPYVITLRGTINPRKEIPCFRARMAPALRCAGAVISVSGPMAETAIEMGAAPERVHVIPNGVDAEAFQPCPRDAARLRLGLDPRRQTLVCVASLKAPKGQRDLLHAAADLASRPMIVLVGPPAAGAGYVQSLRTLAGRLGMSERLKIISAVPRQEVVDYFNAADLTVLPSHSEGCPNVLLESLACGTPPVATAVGGVAQIIRDGDNGLLAPPGNPAALAVALEQALARPWDRAQLRQSVIARSWAVVAEEVTQVFSEAISRSRHCDSGRDGEPSL; encoded by the coding sequence ATGAGAGTTCTTTCGTTTTCATCCTGTTTTCCCAGCACGCCGGCGCCCAGCGAAGGCATCTTCGTGTTCGACCGGCTCAAGGCGATCTCTGCCCACGCCTCTCTGCGGGTGGTACACCCGGTGGCGTGCTGCCCGCTGATGGGCCCCATCCGACGCCCCGCGGGTTTGCCCGAAAGCGAGGCGCTGGACGGGCTGCCCGTCTGGCATCGGTACTATCCGTACGTTCCGGGTGTGCTCAAACGCTTCGACGGGTGGTTCTACTATCGCGGTCTGCGGCGGTGGGTCGCCCGGCGCTGCCGCAACTGGCAGCCGGATATCCTCGACGCCCACTTCGCCTGGCCCGACGGCGTCGCCGTGAGCCTGCTGGCCAGAAGCCTGGGCCTGCCCTACGTCATCACCCTGCGCGGCACGATCAACCCTCGCAAGGAGATTCCCTGCTTCCGCGCCCGCATGGCTCCCGCCCTGCGCTGCGCCGGCGCCGTCATCAGCGTCAGCGGGCCGATGGCCGAGACGGCCATCGAAATGGGCGCCGCGCCGGAACGAGTGCATGTCATTCCCAACGGCGTTGACGCCGAGGCGTTCCAGCCATGCCCCCGTGACGCCGCCCGCCTGCGCCTGGGGCTGGACCCGCGACGGCAAACGCTCGTCTGCGTCGCCAGCCTCAAGGCGCCCAAAGGGCAGCGAGACCTGCTTCATGCGGCTGCGGACCTGGCGTCGCGGCCGATGATCGTGCTGGTCGGCCCGCCCGCCGCCGGAGCGGGGTACGTCCAGTCACTGCGGACTTTGGCGGGGCGGCTTGGCATGAGCGAGAGGCTCAAGATCATTTCAGCCGTGCCGCGTCAGGAAGTGGTTGATTACTTTAACGCGGCCGACCTGACCGTGTTGCCCAGTCATTCCGAGGGTTGCCCCAACGTGCTGCTGGAGTCGCTGGCGTGCGGAACGCCGCCAGTGGCCACGGCGGTGGGGGGCGTCGCGCAGATTATCCGCGACGGCGACAACGGCCTGCTTGCCCCGCCAGGCAACCCCGCCGCCCTGGCGGTCGCACTGGAACAGGCCCTGGCGCGTCCGTGGGATCGCGCCCAACTTCGCCAGTCCGTCATCGCCCGCTCCTGGGCGGTCGTGGCTGAAGAAGTCACGCAGGTGTTTAGCGAGGCGATCAGTCGCAGCCGTCATTGCGACAGCGGCCGCGACGGCGAGCCATCCTTATAG
- a CDS encoding tandem-95 repeat protein has protein sequence MDPAFGPKFEQLEDRLLLSISPIPVGTFLEVGGQAVMETENFTTKAAGAGAGANTAWTATTGATGYSGASAMAATPNAKVSMGDSLDGARLDYQVNFETAGTYYVWVRTIGATGSDDSINVGLDGQAATLGKWGMSMTTSAWGWNDCVVDGNGATRVTIDVKEAGLHTFNIWMREDGTVIDKVILTQDAAFKPTGVGPVESSRAATSQSPVAVNDAVSTEAGKPATVNVLANDSDPDGDALSVVSFTQGAKGSVSAGTNGTLIYTPAAGFVGDDAFNYTISDGKGATASGSVAVTVTAAPTAGDGAFLVSGGLVSMEAENFSAKVAGTGAGANTVWTATTALSGFSGANAMQALPNAKVSLGDSLTGARMDYQVQFDAPGTYYVWIRTIGATGSDDSVNVGLDGQAATLGKWGMTMTTSTWAWNNGVKDAGGTTRVAINVTTAGVHTFNVWMREDGTAVDKIILTRDASFTPTGTGPAQSARAGGPAANADPTAANDAASTAEDTPVTIAPLTNDRDADGDTLTISANTQPANGTLVKNANGTFTYTPKLNYNGTDSFNYTVSDGKGGTAKALVNITITPVNDAPAAVDDAATTAEDTPVTVNPLANDTDVDGDALTISANTQPANGTLVKNANGTFTYTPKLNYNGADSFNYTVSDGKGGTATATVAITVTAVNDAPAAVNDTATTPQGQPVTIDVLANDSDVDADTLSVASFTQGAHGSVIAGSDGLVYTPAAAYSGQDSFTYVASDGKGGQATGTVTLTVTPVSTTGAFIESGGQVSIEAENFTGKVSGTGDGANTAWTATTALTGFSGAGAMQALPNAKVSLGDSLVGARMDYAIEFKTPGTYYVWVRTLGATGSDDSIHVGLDGQAVTTGSWGMSDTTATWDWNNSKVDASGATRVTVNVATAGVHTLNVWMREDGTAVDKIVLSRDATFTPTATGPVQSPRTGTTTNASPLGYNDAATTTAGKAVVIDVLANDIDPDGDTLSISQYTQPASGTLVKNSNGTFTYTPAAGFAGTTSFGYTVTDGKGGYGTANVDILVVADTGGGTGTGVPGEELGSVYYIDRDGDGYGVASSKGPDADDTDASVYTWQQGVAKYGTFNAFLSHLGYDPTRIIYVSKTGSNTTGVIGDMNKPFASFSAVSLKPGDMVIYRGGTYGSFNDNSVDGTASNPIVFMAMPGEKVVFSSTGDAMGVDGSYVIFDGFVASNPNKNGAGSGIENHYGHNMTFRNMEAVGFKWGFHAVQDLQNILVEYSVFHDNPGEHGLYFGSRDLPSANITIRDSLFYRNGRTGIQFNGRVTNLLIEDNVIHTNNLGGVSFLEGVHDSTVRHNLIFNNNKQGIVVNTYDDAMSTILPYNQYNLTIEDNIIWVGRYSWNGNYQPANFQGILFNDTTAAQKYQIYGCVIRNNTIVTYAGPAIEFNNSRTTNNEVYGNTFYRMSGGSGTGAFAINGTNYSFSSFEAYSSKYHGNTYADPGFADASVNYYLTPDKFDFRQL, from the coding sequence ATGGACCCAGCCTTCGGCCCCAAGTTCGAGCAGCTCGAAGACCGGCTGTTGCTGAGTATCAGCCCGATCCCTGTCGGAACATTCCTTGAGGTGGGTGGGCAGGCCGTCATGGAGACGGAAAACTTCACTACCAAGGCCGCAGGCGCCGGCGCCGGAGCCAACACCGCCTGGACCGCAACCACGGGCGCCACCGGCTACAGCGGCGCCAGCGCCATGGCCGCCACGCCCAATGCCAAAGTCAGCATGGGCGACAGCCTCGACGGCGCGCGGCTGGACTACCAGGTCAATTTCGAGACGGCGGGAACCTACTACGTGTGGGTCCGCACCATCGGGGCCACCGGCTCGGACGACTCGATCAACGTCGGTCTGGACGGGCAGGCCGCCACGCTGGGCAAGTGGGGCATGAGCATGACCACCTCGGCGTGGGGCTGGAACGACTGCGTCGTCGACGGTAACGGCGCCACGCGCGTGACGATCGACGTCAAGGAAGCCGGGCTGCACACATTCAATATCTGGATGCGCGAAGACGGCACAGTCATCGACAAGGTCATCCTGACCCAGGATGCCGCTTTCAAACCCACAGGCGTCGGCCCGGTTGAAAGCAGCCGCGCCGCGACGAGCCAGAGCCCGGTCGCTGTCAATGATGCAGTTTCGACCGAAGCAGGCAAGCCCGCAACGGTCAACGTGCTGGCCAACGACAGTGACCCCGATGGGGACGCTCTAAGCGTCGTCAGCTTCACCCAGGGCGCCAAGGGCAGCGTCAGCGCCGGAACAAATGGCACGCTGATCTATACGCCGGCGGCCGGTTTCGTCGGCGACGATGCCTTCAACTACACGATCTCCGACGGCAAAGGCGCGACCGCGTCGGGCAGCGTGGCGGTGACGGTCACCGCGGCGCCGACGGCCGGCGACGGCGCCTTCCTCGTCAGCGGCGGGCTGGTGTCGATGGAGGCGGAAAACTTCAGCGCCAAGGTCGCCGGCACCGGCGCCGGGGCCAACACCGTCTGGACAGCCACGACGGCCCTTTCGGGCTTCAGCGGCGCCAACGCCATGCAGGCCCTGCCCAACGCCAAGGTCAGCCTGGGCGACAGCCTGACCGGCGCGCGGATGGACTACCAGGTCCAGTTCGACGCCCCGGGCACGTACTACGTGTGGATCCGCACCATCGGCGCCACCGGCTCGGACGACTCGGTCAACGTCGGCCTCGACGGCCAGGCCGCCACGCTGGGCAAGTGGGGCATGACCATGACCACGTCAACCTGGGCGTGGAACAACGGCGTCAAAGATGCCGGCGGGACCACCCGCGTGGCCATCAACGTCACCACCGCCGGCGTCCACACTTTCAACGTCTGGATGCGCGAGGACGGAACGGCCGTCGACAAGATCATCCTGACCCGCGACGCCAGCTTTACGCCCACCGGCACAGGCCCTGCCCAAAGCGCCCGCGCCGGCGGCCCCGCCGCGAACGCCGACCCGACAGCCGCCAACGACGCGGCCTCCACCGCCGAAGACACGCCGGTGACCATCGCCCCGCTGACCAACGACCGCGACGCCGACGGCGATACGCTGACGATCTCGGCCAACACCCAGCCGGCCAACGGCACGCTGGTCAAGAACGCCAACGGGACCTTTACCTACACGCCCAAGTTGAACTACAACGGTACGGACAGCTTCAACTACACCGTCAGCGACGGCAAGGGCGGCACGGCCAAGGCGCTGGTGAACATCACGATCACGCCGGTTAATGACGCCCCGGCGGCCGTCGACGACGCGGCCACCACCGCCGAGGACACGCCGGTGACCGTCAACCCGCTGGCCAACGACACTGACGTCGATGGCGACGCGCTGACGATCTCGGCCAACACCCAGCCGGCCAACGGCACGCTGGTCAAGAACGCCAACGGGACGTTCACCTACACGCCCAAGCTGAACTACAACGGCGCTGACAGCTTCAACTACACCGTCAGCGACGGCAAGGGCGGCACGGCCACGGCCACTGTCGCCATTACGGTCACGGCGGTCAATGACGCCCCGGCGGCTGTCAACGACACGGCCACGACGCCGCAGGGTCAGCCCGTGACGATCGATGTGCTGGCCAACGACAGCGACGTCGACGCCGACACGCTCAGCGTGGCCAGCTTCACCCAGGGCGCCCACGGCAGCGTCATCGCCGGAAGCGATGGATTGGTCTATACGCCCGCGGCCGCCTACAGCGGGCAGGACAGCTTCACGTACGTCGCCTCCGACGGCAAGGGCGGCCAGGCGACCGGCACGGTCACGCTGACGGTGACGCCGGTCAGCACCACCGGCGCGTTCATCGAGAGCGGCGGGCAGGTGTCGATCGAGGCCGAGAACTTCACCGGCAAGGTGTCCGGCACCGGCGACGGCGCCAACACAGCCTGGACGGCCACGACCGCGCTGACGGGCTTCAGCGGCGCCGGCGCCATGCAGGCGCTGCCCAACGCCAAGGTCAGCCTGGGCGACAGCCTCGTCGGCGCCCGGATGGACTACGCCATCGAGTTCAAGACGCCCGGCACGTATTACGTGTGGGTGCGCACCCTCGGCGCCACGGGATCGGACGACTCGATCCACGTCGGGCTCGACGGCCAGGCCGTCACCACCGGCTCGTGGGGCATGAGCGACACCACCGCGACGTGGGACTGGAACAACAGCAAGGTCGATGCCAGCGGCGCCACGCGCGTGACGGTCAACGTCGCCACCGCCGGCGTTCACACGCTGAACGTCTGGATGCGCGAGGACGGGACGGCCGTCGACAAAATCGTGCTCAGCCGCGACGCGACGTTTACCCCCACCGCCACCGGACCCGTCCAGAGCCCGCGCACGGGAACGACAACCAACGCCAGTCCGCTGGGCTATAACGACGCAGCCACGACGACGGCGGGCAAGGCTGTCGTCATCGACGTGCTGGCCAACGACATCGATCCCGACGGCGACACGCTGAGCATCAGCCAGTACACCCAGCCCGCCAGCGGCACGCTGGTCAAGAACAGCAACGGGACCTTCACCTATACCCCTGCCGCCGGCTTTGCGGGCACCACGAGCTTTGGCTACACCGTCACCGACGGCAAGGGCGGGTACGGCACGGCGAACGTGGACATCCTGGTCGTCGCTGATACCGGCGGCGGCACGGGCACGGGCGTCCCGGGCGAAGAGCTGGGCAGCGTGTACTACATCGACCGCGATGGAGACGGCTACGGCGTGGCCAGTTCGAAAGGCCCCGACGCCGACGACACCGACGCCAGCGTGTATACGTGGCAGCAGGGCGTGGCCAAGTACGGCACGTTCAACGCCTTCCTGTCGCACCTGGGCTACGATCCCACGCGGATCATCTATGTCTCCAAGACCGGCAGCAACACCACCGGCGTCATCGGCGACATGAACAAGCCCTTCGCCAGCTTTTCGGCGGTTTCGCTCAAGCCCGGCGACATGGTGATCTACCGCGGCGGGACGTACGGTTCGTTCAACGACAACAGCGTCGACGGAACGGCCAGCAACCCCATCGTGTTCATGGCCATGCCCGGCGAGAAGGTCGTCTTCAGCTCCACCGGCGACGCGATGGGCGTCGACGGCAGCTACGTGATCTTCGACGGATTCGTCGCCAGCAACCCCAACAAGAACGGCGCCGGATCGGGCATCGAGAACCACTACGGCCACAACATGACGTTCCGCAACATGGAAGCGGTGGGCTTCAAGTGGGGCTTCCACGCGGTGCAGGACCTGCAGAACATCCTGGTCGAGTACAGCGTGTTCCACGACAACCCGGGCGAGCACGGTCTGTACTTCGGCTCGCGCGACCTGCCCAGCGCGAATATCACCATCCGGGACAGCCTGTTCTACCGCAATGGGCGGACGGGCATCCAGTTCAACGGACGGGTGACGAACCTGCTGATTGAAGACAACGTGATCCACACCAACAACCTCGGAGGCGTCTCGTTCCTCGAGGGCGTGCATGATTCGACCGTGCGGCACAACTTGATCTTCAACAACAACAAGCAGGGCATCGTCGTCAACACCTACGACGACGCAATGTCGACCATCCTGCCGTATAACCAGTACAACCTGACCATCGAGGACAACATCATCTGGGTTGGGCGCTATAGCTGGAACGGGAACTACCAGCCTGCGAACTTCCAGGGCATCCTGTTCAACGACACCACTGCCGCCCAGAAGTACCAGATTTACGGCTGCGTCATCCGCAACAACACCATCGTGACGTACGCCGGTCCGGCGATCGAGTTCAACAACAGCCGGACCACCAACAACGAGGTGTACGGCAACACGTTCTACCGCATGAGTGGCGGATCGGGAACCGGTGCGTTCGCCATCAACGGGACCAACTACAGCTTCTCGTCCTTCGAGGCCTACTCCTCGAAGTACCATGGCAACACGTACGCCGACCCGGGCTTCGCGGATGCCTCCGTGAACTACTACTTGACCCCCGACAAGTTCGATTTCCGCCAGTTGTAA